The genomic window GAGGGGACGCGGCGGTACGCGTGCACGGTGGGCGGGCCGCCGGCGTCGTCCGGCACCGGAACCTCGTACCAGAGCGGAGGGTTGCCGGTGGGGCCGACGAGAACGGGCAGGACCCGCCCGTCCAGGGGGCCGCCGACGAAGGGGGTGTTCTCGCTTCTCACGCGCCCAGTCTCGCGCAGGCGGGCGATGCCGTCCCTTCGGCCCGGGGTGCGGGGGTGCGGGGGTCCGGGGAGCAGCGGCGCGGCCGTTCCCGTCACCGCTCCCGGGAATCGGAGGGGTGCAGGAGGTGGCCGCCTTCGCCCACGACGGGGAGCGCGCGCCGCAGCAGCGCCGCGACCGGGCCCGTCGCGGTCTCCAGCGCGAGCAGCTTCCTCACGACCCCCGCGGTCTCCTCGTCGGATGCCGCCGTCGCGACCAGCAGCCCGATGAGGTGGTCGACGAGCCACTCCCGCAGCTCCGGGGCCGGGGGCAGCTTCTCCTCGTCCAGCCAGATCAGCGAGGCCGCCTCGACGGCGGCGATCCATGTGCGCACCATCATCCGCAGCCGTGCGCCCGCCTCCGTGACCCCGAGGTGGACCAGGATCTGCTCGGCGGCGGCGCGCCGCACCTCGTCGACGATCGCGGTGGTGCGGGACGTCTCGGCGACGCTCCCGCCGCGCAGCAGTGCGCTGAACCCGGCGTCGTGCTCGTCGACGAAGACGAGGTAGCGGTCCAGCACCCGGCCGAGGCGTTCGGTGGGCGGCCCGGTGGTCGGCTCCGCGAAGCACAGCACGATCGCGTCGGCGGAGCTGCGCAGGGCCGCCTCGTACAACTGCTGCTTCCCGCCCGGGAAGTAGCGGTAGACCAGCGGCCGGGAGACCCCGGCGGCCTCGGCGACGTCGTCGAGCGACACGTCCTCGGGCGCGCGGTGGGCGAACAGCGTGAGGGCGGCGCGGAGCAGCTGGCTGCGCCGCTCCTCGACGCTGAGGCGCCGGTACGCGCGGTTCGCCGCGGGAGCAGTCGGGGTCATACGGGCAGCGTAACCGTCGCGGTCGCGCCGCGGCCTCGGGAAGCGGCGGAGGCGGCCGGCACCGAGGGGCCCGCAGCGGGGCCCGCAGCGGCGGGGCCCACGGCGGCCGCGGACTCGGGCGCCCCCGGCCGTCAGGCCAGCAGGCCCGAGCTCTTCCACAGCCTGCGCCCCGCGCCCCGCAGCACGCCGATGTCGTCCAGGAAGTCGGTGAGCCGCTTGGCGCCCGTCTGCATCACCTCGCGGCGGTGGCCGCTCGCCTTCACCTGGGCGACCGCCTCCCGCCGGTCGAGGCCGACGCTCTCGTACACCTTCGGGCTGACGAAGCAGACGGAGAAGACCCGCGCCGCCTCGCCGCAGCTGAGCCGCGTGAACTCCTGCTCCCACCGCGGTGCGGTGACCATCTGGCGGCGCAGCTCCTCGCGGGCGTACCGCACATGCCGGGCCTCCTCCACCACATGGATCCGCGTCACGCCCCGCACCAGGGTCTGGACCCGCTCGTCCGGGAAGGTCAGGCGCTGCATCCAGTCGAGGATCTCCTCACCGAGCAGCGTCGCCGCGAACGAGCCCGGAGTCGTCGAGACCGTCTTCAGGACGCGTGCCAGGTTGTGGTAGAAGCGCGGCACCGGGTAGGCCGGGGCGCCGCCCTTCTGGATCAGCTTCGCGAACATCATCGAGTGCCGGCACTCGTCGGCGATCTCGGTCAGCGCGTACCGGACATGACTGCTCGTCACGGACTTGTCGTAGATGTGCCGCACCAGCAGCTGCATCAGGATGATCTCGAACCAGATGCCGAGCGAGGCCAGCGACGCCGCCTCGTGGCGCGCCAGGTCCATCCGCTGCTCCTCGGACATCCGCTTCCACAGCGGAGTGTCGTACAGGGTGACCAGCTCGGGCGGCCAGAACCACTTGCCCTCCTCGAACGGGGCGTCCCAGTCGAGCTCCTCGTCGGGGTCGAAGGAGTGCTTCGCCGAGGATTCGAGCAGGCGCTGGGCGACCTGTTCGCGGTCCCGGAGCGGGCCGAGGGCATCGCGGAGGAGAGTGAGATCGCGTTCGGTCCCAGTCGTCATGTACTTATGAGACTGCCCGTCAGTAAGGCCGTCAATCCCTTGCGCGGTACTTGTTGACTACTCGTCTACCAACGTGTGAGCCTGCCAACAGACCGTCAGTTCGTCCGTACGAGGCGAGGGAGCCGCTCGTGTCGACGTTTGACCGCTACACCAGCCCGCCCAAGGAACGTGTCTGGTCCGTCCCGGCCTCCGGCGCGGCCCGCTTCAACTGGGAGTACGACCACGGGCGCGACCGCCTTCTCGCCCTCTACCAGAAGGGCAAGGACAAGCAGTGGGACGGCGCCAAGCGGATCGACTGGGAGCTTGAGGTCGACCCGTACGACCCGCTCGGCACCCCGGACGAGGCGATCGTGCTGCACGGCACCCGCCACTGGCCGAAGCTCACCGAGAAGGACAAGGGCGAGCTGCGGCGGACCTACACCGCCTGGCAGTTCAGCCAGTTCCTGCACGGCGAGCAGGGGGCGATGGTGTGCGCGGCGCGGATCGTCGAGTCCGTGCCCGACCTCGACGCGAAGTTCTACTCCGCGACCCAGACCATGGACGAGGCCCGGCACGCGGAGATCTACGGACGCTTCCTGCACGAGAAGATCGGCCTGCTCTACCCGATCGACGACAACCTCCAGGGCCTCCTCGGCGACACCCTGCGCGACTCCCGCTGGGACATGCCCTACCTCGGCATGCAGGTGCTCATCGAGGGCCTCGCGCTCGCCGCCTTCGGAATGATCCGGGACACCACCGAGAAGCCGCTGCCCAAACAGATCCTGGCGTACGTCATGCAGGACGAGGCCCGGCACGTCGCCTTCGGGCGGATGGCGCTGCGCGACTACTACCAGCAGCTGACGGACGCGGAGCTGCGCGAGCGCGAGGAGTTCGTCATCGAGGGCTGCTACCTGATGCGCGACCGGATCCGCGGGATCGAGGTGCTGGAGGACTTCGGCATCCCCCGCAAGGAGGCGGAGGAGTACACCGAGCAGTCCGAGTTCCTGCACCTCTTCAGGAAGCTGCTCTTCAGCCGGATCGTGCCGTGCGTCAAGGACATCGGCCTGTGGGGCGAGCGGCTCCAGAGGGCCTACGTCGACATGGGCGTCTTCGACCTCGGCGACTCCAACCTCGACCTGCTGATGACCCAGGACGAGGAAGTCGCGGACCATCTGGACCGCGAACGCTTCGCGGCGGAGGAGGCCGAGCGGGTGGCCGAGGTCCGGCGGACGATCGCGGAGGGCGAGGGCTGACTCACCGCGCACCCCGCAGCGCCGTCTGCATCATCGCGCGGGCGATGGGTGCCGCGTCGCCGCCGCCGCTGATCTCGGCGCGGTCGGCCTCCGCGTCCTCGACGACCACCGCGACCGCCACCGCGGGGCGGCCGGCCTTGGGGTGCTGGGCCCAGGCGATGAACCAGGCGTAGGGCGTGCCCGTGTTGCCGAGGCCGTGCTGGGCCGTGCCCGTCTTGCCGCCGACCACCGCGCCCTTGATCGCCGCGCTCGACCCGGTGCCCTTCTCGACCGCCTCGACCATCAGCCGCCGCAGCTCCAGCGCCGTCGCCGGGTTCATCGCGCGCTGGTAGGTGCGGCGGGGCGTCGTGCGCACCGTGTCGCCGTCCCGGGTCGTGGTCCGGTCGACCAGGTACGGGTAGGCCAGCTCCCCGCCGTTGGCGACGGCCGCCGCGACCATCGCCATCTGGAGCGGCGTCGCCGTGGTGTCGAACTGGCCGATCGACGACAGTGCCAGCTGGTCCACGCTCATGCGCCGGTCGAAGTTGGAGACGGCCACCCGGGAGGGGATCCTCAGCCCGCGGTCGTTGAAGCCGAACCTGCCCACCGCGTCGAGCATCCGCTCCAGCCCCACCTTCACGCCGAGGTTGGCCATCACCGTGTTGCAGGACCACTGGATCGCGTAGGCCAGCGACGCCTTCCTGCAGCCCTTCACCGGGTTGGGCAGCTTCGTCCGCGTGGTGGGCAGGACGTACGGGTCGGGCGTGTCGGTGCGGGCGTCGGGGTCGGTGACGACCCGCGCGTCCAGCGCCGCCGCCGCCGTCACGATCTTGAAGGTGGAGCCGGGCGGATACGTCTGCCGGATCGCCCGGTTGAGCATCGGCTGGTGCACGGCCCCGTTGAGCCGCTGCCACTCCGAGGTCACCGCCGCGCTGTTCCCGGAGAGCGCCCCCGGGTCGTACGACGGGCTGCTGACCAGCGCCAGGATCCGGCCGCTCGACGGGTCGAGCGCGACGACGGCGCCCCGCCGCCCGGCGAGACCGTCGTACGCGATCCGCTGGAGCGTGGGCTCGACGGTGGTGACAACGGTGCCGCCGGGCCTGCGCGAGCGGGTGAAGTCGTTCCAGAGGGGGAGCGGGGCGAGCAGCGGGTCCGTGCCGGTCAGCACCCCGTCCTCGGCGTACTCCAGCAGCGTGTCGCCGTAGAGCTGGGAGGAGTAGCCGGTGACGGGCGCGTAGAGCGGGCCGTTGCGGTACGTACGCTCGTAGCGGAGCTGCTGCCGGGTGTCCTTGGAGCCGGTGACCGTCCGGCCGCCGACGACGATGTCGCCGCGCGGGGCCGCGTAACGGGCGATGAGGGGGCGCCGGTTGGCCTGGTTCGCGTTGAGCTCGCCGGCGTCGATGACCTGCACGCGCACGGCGTTGACCAGCAGCGCGGCCAGCAGGAGCAGACAGATGGCGGCGGCGCGCCGCATGTAGCGGGTCATCGTCCGTCCCCGTCCGCCGGTGCCGCGGCCAGGGCGGGCGGTGCCGGCAGCTCCGCCGGCGGCGGCTCGGGGTCCGGTGTCCGGGCCGAGTCGCTGAGGCGGATGAGCAGCGCCACGATGATCCAGTTGGTGACGACCGACGAACCGCCCTGTGCGAGGAACGGCATCGCCATGCCGGTGAGCGGGATCAGCCCGGTCACCCCGCCCGCGATGACGAAGACCTGGACGGCGACGATGGCGGCGAGACCGACGGCCAGGAGCCGGCCGAAGGTGTCGCGGAGGGCGAGGCCCGCCTGGTAGCCGCGGGCCACCAGCAGCCCGTAGAGCAGGAAGAGCGCGGTCAGTCCGGCGAGTCCCAGCTCCTCGCCCGCGGTGGCCAGGATGAAGTCGGACTTGGCGGCGAAGCCGATCAGGATGGAGTGCCCGGCTCCGAGGCCGGTGCCCTGGATCCCGCCGGCGGCGAAGGAGAACAGCGCCTGGGCGAGCTGTCCGGGCCCCTGGCCCGCCTCGATGGAGGCGAACGGCTCGCGCCAGACCTCGACCCGGCCGTGCACATGCGGTTCGAGGGTGCCGACGGCGAGCGCGCCGACGGCGGCGAGCAGCAGTCCGACGGCGATCCAGCCCGTCCGCCCCGTCGCCACGTACAGCATGATCACGAAGAGGCCGAAGAAGAGCAGCGAGGTGCCGAGGTCCCGTTCGAGGACCAGGACCGCGACGCTGAGCAGCCAGATCGCGACGATGGGGCCGAGGACCCGCCCCGTGGGGAACTGGAACTTCCAGATCCGTCGGCCGGTATAGGCGAGCGCGCCCTGGTTGGCGGCGAGATACGCGGCGAAGAACACCGCGAGCAGGATCTTGGCGAACTCGCCGGGCTGGAAGGAGAACCCGCCGATCCGGATCCAGATGCGGGCTCCGTTCACGGCGGGGAAGAAGATCGGCACGATCATCAGGACGAGAGCGGCGGCGACCGAGACATAGGCGTACCGCTGGAGCAGCCGGTGGTCACGGAGCAGGACCACGGCCGCGATGAAGAGCGCGACACCGAGGGTGGACCACACGAGCTGGGCGGGGGCGGCCCGGTCGCCGGGCGTCTCCAGGTCGAGCCGGTAGATCAGCACCAGGCCGAGGCCGTTGAGCAGGACCGCGATCGGGAGCAGCAGGGGATCGGCGTACGGGGCGCGCAGCCGTACGGCGAGATGCGCGAGCAGGGCGAGCAGGCCCAGGCCCGCGCCGTAGGCGACCGCGTCGGGCGGAAGGGCGCCGTCGTGGTTGAGGCCGACGGCGGCGTAGCCGTAGACGGAGATGAGGACGGCGCAGACGAGGAGCGAGAGCTCGACCCCCCGCCGTGCCTGCGGGCGAAGTGCGGGCGGGGGAGCGTCCGCTGCCGTTGCGGTCATGCCCCGCAACGTAGCAAGCAGGGTCGTTATGCCCGCTTATCCAGCACATCAGGCGTGCCGTCCGGCATCGGCGGAGCGTCGGCGAGATGGACGTACTCGGGCAGCCTCAGGCGCGCGACGGCGCCGCCGTCCGGTGCGTCGGCGAACGTCAGCTCGGCGCCGATCACCGCCGCCTGCCCCACCGCGATCGTCAGCCCGAGACCGTGGCCCTTGCCGCCGGACTCCGTACGGAACCGCTGCGGACCGCGCTCCAGCAGATACGCGGGATATCCGCGGCCGTGGTCGCGCACCGACACCTCCGCCCCGTCCACGGTCACCACGACCGGAGGGGCCCCGTGGGTGTGGGCGTTGGTGATCAGGTTGTTCAGCACCCGCTCCAGCCGGCGCTTGTCCGTCTCGACACGGGCCCGCCGTGCGATCCGCAGCTCCGTCTCCGAGCCCGCGGCCCGGACCGGGCGGACCACCCGCTCGGCGAGCGGCGCGAGCTCGTGGATGTCGAGATCGACGGTCTCGCCACCCGCGTCGAGCCGGGAGATCTCCAGCAGGTCCTCGGTCAGCGCGCGCAGGGTGCGCACCCGGTCCTGCACGAGCTCGGAGGGGCGGCCC from Streptomyces sp. FIT100 includes these protein-coding regions:
- a CDS encoding TetR/AcrR family transcriptional regulator, whose product is MTPTAPAANRAYRRLSVEERRSQLLRAALTLFAHRAPEDVSLDDVAEAAGVSRPLVYRYFPGGKQQLYEAALRSSADAIVLCFAEPTTGPPTERLGRVLDRYLVFVDEHDAGFSALLRGGSVAETSRTTAIVDEVRRAAAEQILVHLGVTEAGARLRMMVRTWIAAVEAASLIWLDEEKLPPAPELREWLVDHLIGLLVATAASDEETAGVVRKLLALETATGPVAALLRRALPVVGEGGHLLHPSDSRER
- a CDS encoding penicillin-binding transpeptidase domain-containing protein, which gives rise to MTRYMRRAAAICLLLLAALLVNAVRVQVIDAGELNANQANRRPLIARYAAPRGDIVVGGRTVTGSKDTRQQLRYERTYRNGPLYAPVTGYSSQLYGDTLLEYAEDGVLTGTDPLLAPLPLWNDFTRSRRPGGTVVTTVEPTLQRIAYDGLAGRRGAVVALDPSSGRILALVSSPSYDPGALSGNSAAVTSEWQRLNGAVHQPMLNRAIRQTYPPGSTFKIVTAAAALDARVVTDPDARTDTPDPYVLPTTRTKLPNPVKGCRKASLAYAIQWSCNTVMANLGVKVGLERMLDAVGRFGFNDRGLRIPSRVAVSNFDRRMSVDQLALSSIGQFDTTATPLQMAMVAAAVANGGELAYPYLVDRTTTRDGDTVRTTPRRTYQRAMNPATALELRRLMVEAVEKGTGSSAAIKGAVVGGKTGTAQHGLGNTGTPYAWFIAWAQHPKAGRPAVAVAVVVEDAEADRAEISGGGDAAPIARAMMQTALRGAR
- a CDS encoding FtsW/RodA/SpoVE family cell cycle protein, with protein sequence MTATAADAPPPALRPQARRGVELSLLVCAVLISVYGYAAVGLNHDGALPPDAVAYGAGLGLLALLAHLAVRLRAPYADPLLLPIAVLLNGLGLVLIYRLDLETPGDRAAPAQLVWSTLGVALFIAAVVLLRDHRLLQRYAYVSVAAALVLMIVPIFFPAVNGARIWIRIGGFSFQPGEFAKILLAVFFAAYLAANQGALAYTGRRIWKFQFPTGRVLGPIVAIWLLSVAVLVLERDLGTSLLFFGLFVIMLYVATGRTGWIAVGLLLAAVGALAVGTLEPHVHGRVEVWREPFASIEAGQGPGQLAQALFSFAAGGIQGTGLGAGHSILIGFAAKSDFILATAGEELGLAGLTALFLLYGLLVARGYQAGLALRDTFGRLLAVGLAAIVAVQVFVIAGGVTGLIPLTGMAMPFLAQGGSSVVTNWIIVALLIRLSDSARTPDPEPPPAELPAPPALAAAPADGDGR
- a CDS encoding diiron oxygenase, which translates into the protein MTTGTERDLTLLRDALGPLRDREQVAQRLLESSAKHSFDPDEELDWDAPFEEGKWFWPPELVTLYDTPLWKRMSEEQRMDLARHEAASLASLGIWFEIILMQLLVRHIYDKSVTSSHVRYALTEIADECRHSMMFAKLIQKGGAPAYPVPRFYHNLARVLKTVSTTPGSFAATLLGEEILDWMQRLTFPDERVQTLVRGVTRIHVVEEARHVRYAREELRRQMVTAPRWEQEFTRLSCGEAARVFSVCFVSPKVYESVGLDRREAVAQVKASGHRREVMQTGAKRLTDFLDDIGVLRGAGRRLWKSSGLLA
- a CDS encoding ferritin-like domain-containing protein codes for the protein MSTFDRYTSPPKERVWSVPASGAARFNWEYDHGRDRLLALYQKGKDKQWDGAKRIDWELEVDPYDPLGTPDEAIVLHGTRHWPKLTEKDKGELRRTYTAWQFSQFLHGEQGAMVCAARIVESVPDLDAKFYSATQTMDEARHAEIYGRFLHEKIGLLYPIDDNLQGLLGDTLRDSRWDMPYLGMQVLIEGLALAAFGMIRDTTEKPLPKQILAYVMQDEARHVAFGRMALRDYYQQLTDAELREREEFVIEGCYLMRDRIRGIEVLEDFGIPRKEAEEYTEQSEFLHLFRKLLFSRIVPCVKDIGLWGERLQRAYVDMGVFDLGDSNLDLLMTQDEEVADHLDRERFAAEEAERVAEVRRTIAEGEG